GGGAAATTTGTGATTGAAAAGTTTGACGGTTCGGATTTTAGTTGGTGGAAGATGCAGATTGAAGCATTACATGGTCAAAAGGATCTGGACATGGTTCTTGGTAAAAAACCAGAGAAGATGAATGGAGAACAGGCAACTCTTTGGGATACGAAGGATAAGAAAGCCAGAGGGGTTATTACACTGAGTTTGACGAGAAACGTGGCTTACAACATCATGTCTCAAACTACTGCCAGTGGTATGATGTCGGCGTTGTCAAATATGTATGAGAAACCGTCTGCTGCTAATAAGGTATTCCTGATGAGAGAACTATTTACCATGAGAATGAAAGAGGGGAGCTCAGTGACCGAGCACATTAACAAATTGAACTCGATCTTGTCCAGAGTGTCTTCTGTTAAGATAGAGTTTGATGATCAGACTAAGGCTATACTATTGCTATCTTCATTGCCTGATAGTTGGTCCGGGACGGTGACAACTGTTACTAGCTCGGTGAGAACCGATGATATGACATTTGAAAAGATTCGAGATTTGGTATTGGGTGAAGACATTCGCCGAAGATGTACTCAGTCAGGATCTTCTTCTGAGATGTTACATGTTGGCAAGAAGGGGAATAGCAGGAATAGTGGCAATGGTCGTGGCAAGAGTCCATCTAGAACTCGGCCGAGTGTGCGTTGTTGGGACTGCAACGAGACAGGGCATCTTAGGAGTTCGTGTCCTAACAAGAAGAACTCCGATGAAGGGTTGAATTCTGCTTTTAAGAGTTCttctgattcagatgatggTGATGCACTGGTACTTAGTAGTGTGGAACCTTGGGTCATGGATTCGGGTGCATCAGTTCATGCCACCCACAGTGCTAATTCCATGCAGGATGTTAAAAAGGTCAATTTTGGCAAGGTTAGGCTTGGAAACGGTAAGATTCTTGATGTGACTGGCATAGGTAATGTTGTCTTGGATACTTCTTTCGGTACTACCTGGACTTGCTAAACGTGAGGGTTGCTCCAGAGCTCAAAACAAGTTTAATCTCTGTTGGGCAATTGGATGATCAGGGTTTTGATGTGAAGTTTGGTGGAGGAAAGTGGACGGTGTTTGAGAAACATCAAGTTATTGCTAGGGGTTTCAAGAAAAGTTCGTTGTATCTTGTGCCTGTTCCGTCTGGGGAAATGACCACCCCTGTTAAGACGAACGCCAAAGTTGGGCTCGCTGATTCGGTAGTTAAACGAGTTTGGTCGACAGTAAAGAACTCCGGGACTCCTGGGAATCTGCTTGAGTAAGCGTATTCGGAAGTCGGAACGTGTACGGAAGTTTCGTGACAGTGGGAGTAGGGATCCGAATGAAATCTCTCCTGAGATACCGTCATTGGAGAGTGTTCCTCTGTACTTTCTGGGAGTCAGATGGGATTGAGGATGTGAAGCTGAGGTCTGGTAAGACCGTGTTGGGGCCATCTGAGGCTCCAACGGGGACTTCTGTTTAATAATTGGAGGTCCGCTGCAATTAGGTGTACTATGGTTTGAAGTTTGGTTTGTTCATTGAGCTGGACCTGTTCTTCTGTTCCATGTGTTTTTGGATTACTGTTTTGACCGGGATATTGTTTGCTTGGAGGCGGGCTGAAGTTTTTCGCAAGGTTttcaagtgggagattgttAGGTGTGAAGTCCTTGTTTGGGCCTGTTTTTTTTAATTCGGGCCGGCTGGCTTTTAATTAGGCCTTAACAAGGCTGGTTTTAATTAGGTTTCTTGGGGACCAAGTTTGGAAACCCTAGATGTCTCCTATATATACCTGTCTATTGTACTGTAACTCTGTGTCATTGAGCTTAATAAAATCCCTAGTTGCAGTCGTGGATTATATCACACACtttgtgtgagataccacgttataTTCGTGttcttcttatttattttctgttttgctTCCGTTGTGCAACCCTACTTCCGTTGTGCAACCCTACTGTTCCTAACAGCATTATACTTTCAAGTATAAAGTTAAGGCCATTATGGCCCTAAATGCCAAAACAGCTAATGTTCAAGATGGCAACATGGGCGGGCTGGTCAAAATGAGTTTGGGTAAAATCAAGAATTTGTTTTGGAAAGATCAAACACGATCAGGTTGAGTTGGTGTAACCCAAAATCCTTAATTTGACATTCTCTAACTTCATGTTTAGATGCAGTAGAGCCTCACAAAATGGTAAAGTACTCAATTCATAccaaaaatatttcaaattttgatcaagtAGTCTAAGAAAAATATTAGGCAGTTACCAAATTGTCCAAAAAACTTATTGATGGCAGTGAATGAAGTTCCAGATGACTGTTGTGTAAAAACTGATGATGGAAACAAGTAAATCAAGTAATTTAGCTTGTAAACGTACAAAGGCATACAAGTCTCACACGGTCACATGACAATAAGACAACCACATCTGTGGGATTAAAAGCAAGTTGGAAATGTCTAAATCTGACAACATAAGAAActcaaaacagaattttagatGAATGAAATAATGCCTTTCTACCTGTTCAGCTGTTCTTCCTCttcatttataaaacaaactgaaTTGCCTCTAACTACATCAGTGACAATCTAAAGAGTGCTTCTTAGCCAGATTATTCTTTAAATTATTATGGCTAGTTGGCTACAGTTTTACAATCTGAGGAGAGATTATAAGCTGATTTTCTAATTACCTACAGCTGTAATATATGGTAACAAAATCAACCACCAATTTTACACAAGTTCCACGTGTTGAGCCTATACAACTTTCACAAGTAACCTCTTAGGGACTTTGGAATTCAACTATATAAAAGACAGTTAACTTGTAGTTGTTAAAATAAATCACCAGTTAACCACCTAAGTTATGTCAAGTTTTGTGTTAGGCAATATACTTAACTTACCTACTATAGAAAAAGATTCTAACTTTCATCCATCACTGTCACTTTACACATTATAGCAACATACTTTAGATCCCATCACAGCAGTACCAGAAAGTAAGTTGTCTAAAATGGACAAATTAAAAGTACATTCGCTAAAGGGGAAATGAACCTAAAGTATTGCCAACCAAAACATTAATCCATAAGTTCCTCGTTTGTATCGACCACTACACATCCTACACTACGTTACTTAGGTTATTTATTTGATGCGCAATTAGGCGTCGATCAATATGTCATACAATTACAAACTAAACCTAGATGAGCCATGCCAAGGCTCTTACATCAGTTGAGCAAGACTTAGATGTTTGGCATGCCAAGCTAAAGTTAAGTTTTCGAGCTCAACAAGAGACATGTGAATCCCATGggtaaaaataaatttgaaaagcCAACGGGGTTGGTGGTGCATTGGTAAGGTACTTGTACCTTGGGGTTTGCCACCAGGGTTCAAATCTCGGGAGACGGGGTGTTTTCGAATATTGTAGTGAAGTCCTAGGTCTCATCCTAGGCATTCGAGTTACTTTAGGAGTAGAAGTAGGATAGTTTGctattcaaaaaaagaaaaaaatattgtaaaaaggACAGATATCTTACTAAGAAATACCCAAAAGATTTGTAAATAACAACTGGATAATCAATACAAGATGTCTTCATGTCCATCACACAATAAACTAAAAGAAACATGTtaaatcataaattatataagtaaaaaaaatatataaacttactTGACTACGCCGTCAAACCAGTTTGTAATTTGTTGGGACACAATGACGAAAGATGACCTTTCAAACCACACTCATAACAAATCCTCCTCTTTATCTTACCACTGCTAACAGAAGCCACCGACGTAGTTTTAACCACCTCAACCATTTCAACTTCCATGGCATCATCATCCTTGCTTGAATTTGCCACATCAGCAGCTTGTTTAATTGGGCATAATGATGATACATGACCCCTTTCACCACATTCATAACATGTCCTCCTTCTTAGCTTACCTTCACTAACAGAACTTTCCATACCATCACCAGCTTCCTTGCCAACAATGACAACATTAGCTTTCTCAACCTTTATGTCATTAACGTTCTTTACATTCGCCACATCAGCAGCTTGTTTCTTTGGGCATAGTGATGATAGATGACCCCGTTCACCACATTCATAGCATGTCCTCCTCCTTAGCTTACCATCACTAATGGAACTCGCCATATTATCACCAACATCCTTGCCAACAACCATCAGCTCAGCTTTCTTAACTACATCGTCATTAGGTTCCTTTATTGTATTTACCTCACCAGCAGCTGGTTTCTTTGGGCATGCTGACGATAGATGACCTCTTTCACCACATTCATAGCATGTTCTCCTCCGTAGCTTACCGTCACTAACAGAATTGACCATATTGTAGTCATTCCCATTAATATCGGCAGCAACCACAGAAGCAAAAGTTCCCCTACCCGTGTTTGCCACATCAGTAGCTTGCTTTTTCGGGCAAGATGAAGAAAGGTGTCCCTTTTCACCACACTCATAGCAGGACCTCCTTTTAAGCTTACCATCACTGGTGTGATCAGCCTCCTCTGTCTCATTGTTAAATACCATGTCATCAGTTCTGTAACTTGTGTATGCCACATTTGCAGCCTTTTTATTTGGGCAAGATGAAGAAAGATGACCCTTTTCACCACACTCATAGCATGTCCTCCTTTTCAGCATGCCATCACCAATGGCATCATTCTCTTTATAAAACGCTATATCATTAGTTTTGCTATCTGTGTGTGACATATCAGCAGCCTTTTTGTTTGGGCATGATGAAGAATGATGGCCCTTTTCACCGCACTCGTAGCATGTTTGCCTCTTTGCTTTTCGTGCTGCATCATCAACAACCATATCACCGCTTGCACCCACATGCACAAATTTAGCAGTGCCCTCATTTTTACCGGCAGTGGAGTCTGATTTTGAGCTTGGGTTAGCTGATTTTGGTGGGACCGCACACCTAACTCTCACAGGTCTCCCAGAAAGAAGTTTTTGATCCAATTTTAATGCCATTGTTAAAGACAAACTGTCGGAAAAATCCACATGGGCAAAACCTCGGAATTCCCCTGTTTCTTTGTCCTTGCCAAGGCGAATAGAAGATATACTGCAATCTGAAAAGAATTTCTTTAAATCGTCTTCAGTCATATCCCATGACAAATTTCCTACATAGATCCTGTTGTAGCCATCCAACATTGCAGGAGCAAAGTCGGAAACTTTTTTCTCTCTGTTAGCCTTATATGGTTGAACCTTGAGTAACAGTCCACCCCTGTAACAAGAAACAAATTCTTGTTAGCATTATTCAAATAGACTGTCAGACTGTGACAATCATTTCTACTACAATTAATTGTGTTACTCACATATCTGAACCATCAAGTGTCAACGCTCTCTTTGCTGCAGCATCAGTCTGTAATAACATTTTGGTATGTGAATCAACATTAAAGACTTCTATAGATTTGTATATCAATATTAATGCATCAAGAGTAGAGGAAACAAATCCTATCCATTTACTAACGAATGAGGCAACTTGTGTTACGTTTTACATCATACGAGTCAAAAAACCATAAATATTAACAGCCAAAACTCTCCAAAACTGTACTTTATATTAATACAACCTCCTAAACCGctttgttaaagaaaaaatgatgattattataACATTATATTTAACACCTTAATTATTTGAAAAggaataaaagaagaaaaaggctGTGTGTCAAAGTGGCAACAGTCAACTGAACCAAACTGGCCCATTCTGACCAGCACTAAAGGTACATGTTTTGACCCAAAACTGTTGTGTCCCACCCATTTTTACAAgctttgatgaagaagaaagataTGAATTAGCATAAAATAATTATGATGCCAAATTCACCTCTTATCCTACCCGAAAACTTATCATGGCAATCCCATTGAACTTCCCGGTCTCAGGAAACTTGAGACAGTCTATTTCAGTTATGCTGCCACAACCTTCAAAGAAACTCCGAATATCATCCACAGTTGAGTAGTATGGAATGCCTCCAACATATATCTTCGTAGAAATACTTTCATCTTCTTTACTGCATTAACATGCACTACAAAAGGTCAATAAAATCACTACTGAAACTATTGAGGTTCAATTCGTTAAGAttttttcttctcaattttATGGTTCACAGACTGTATGTATAGGACCGACAAAATGGAAAAGTTGAATGATCTAAATCAACAATACAAATCCAATAACCAAGTTAAGTAGTTAACTCATTACTTTTATTGACCAAATGTTCTAAACCTCATCAAACATTGAAAATGCTGGCAACTTGGTTTGAGCCTTTATCTATGTTTCACATAACTCTTTAAGCCGGTGTTTGAATATGTGTGTGAAGTGGTTACGATCAGGGACGGACCCAGGGGGAGGTGCCAAGAGGTGCAAGTTTCGTTAAAAATATGATGTTTTTATAATGCACTAGGTCCAAGGGAAAAATCAAACATGACTAGATGTTTTGTAAACCTAGTACTATTCGTTCATGAATCCACCACTACTTATCATGACCTGTCATCCCAGATATAAGCTTTTACGTTTCAAAAAACCTACTATTAGCTAAAAATTAAAGActttttatgataaattaacacAACCTATACAAaatagcctatatatatatatatatatatatatacaaattgtAAGCACAAAAGGGTATGCAAGAAATTACAAAAAGATACCTAATTTGAGTTGGAATTTCCTCCACCTTAACCTTAACTTGCTCTTCACTTtcaacaaattcatttttcacACTCTCTTCCACCTCCATCTTCACCTTAACTTGCTCTTCACTTTTAACAATTTCCTTTTTCACCTCCACCTTACCTTTCTCttcattttcaacattttcttttttcacaCTCTCTTCCACCTTCACCTTCTTTTTCTTAgtcttctttttcttatttttctttttgcttgTCTTTTTTTCACCCAAGTCCtcatctttctctctctttctcttcttaTTGTTAATTTCTTTCAATCCACCATCTTTACtttcactttctttcttttcaagaTCCAAacttttttcaagattttggGGGGTTTCAACTTTTCGGCGGCGGCGGATTTCTCTTTTAGTTAAAATGGGTTTCTGGGTTGCTAAAATTTGATGGGGGGTTTGTGGGTCATTATTGATATTGGGCTGAGATTCTTCTTTTGATGGAAGGGCTCTTAGAATTTGCTTTAGTTTCTTGTTTGATAAAACCATGCTtacaaaatcttcaaaaaaGGAACAACAATGGAGGAGGAGGAGGCAGAAGAGGCGTAATGAAAAACCCCACAAAACCCTTGATTTTTGGCTGGGGAAGTATTTGATGTGTACTACTATTTAGACCTTGGGTTATGTTTTAGTTTCATCATAAGCCCTccttatttcatttattaaactATTATATGTTACTTTATTGGCAATGGGTCTGATTCGGGTTGTAGTAAAAACCCGGACTTGATAATAGAACTACTATCCAAACCCAACATGATATCTATCGGATACTTTATAGAGGATCCCAACAGGGGTAAGATATGTCTAAAACCCGACTTGATACCCGCTTCTCATTGATAAACCCGATTCGACATGAGCTGGTATTCTCAACACTATATCAAACAACTAATGCTTTAAAATGTAATATCCGTATAGTAATAAATAGttttagaatataaaaatatttcggTTTAGGTCAAGATAAGCATGTCTCAGTTCCTTCCCCGAACCCGATAAAAAAAGCGGCGAGTGAAAGTCCAAAGAAAATCCCCAAATGTATGGGCTATATCATTGGTTTTCACCCCACACCATTTTTGATAGGACCTAATTTAGGCccataccaaaaaaaaaactacgaaACCACACTACTTCACTTATAATGGATAGTCCCTTACTACTTTATAAAATGAATGCTCTTATGTAATATAGCAATTATAATAGTGTTACACCCACTATCCATAAACCTTGGTAAAGCAAAATAGTGGattcatagttttgaatttgattcatAAACCATTTCAAACTCTTGATGGACCTATCATTGTACATGCCCTAACATGGCATGGTCAAAAACTTATTGTTGGTCGTAGCTCCAATGTTGTTTGTGTTCATAAACGTACTTTAGTCAACCGGTTAAGCattcaaaaat
The Erigeron canadensis isolate Cc75 chromosome 2, C_canadensis_v1, whole genome shotgun sequence DNA segment above includes these coding regions:
- the LOC122588655 gene encoding phragmoplastin interacting protein 1, which translates into the protein MVLSNKKLKQILRALPSKEESQPNINNDPQTPHQILATQKPILTKREIRRRRKVETPQNLEKSLDLEKKESESKDGGLKEINNKKRKREKDEDLGEKKTSKKKNKKKKTKKKKVKVEESVKKENVENEEKGKVEVKKEIVKSEEQVKVKMEVEESVKNEFVESEEQVKVKVEEIPTQISKEDESISTKIYVGGIPYYSTVDDIRSFFEGCGSITEIDCLKFPETGKFNGIAMISFRTDAAAKRALTLDGSDMGGLLLKVQPYKANREKKVSDFAPAMLDGYNRIYVGNLSWDMTEDDLKKFFSDCSISSIRLGKDKETGEFRGFAHVDFSDSLSLTMALKLDQKLLSGRPVRVRCAVPPKSANPSSKSDSTAGKNEGTAKFVHVGASGDMVVDDAARKAKRQTCYECGEKGHHSSSCPNKKAADMSHTDSKTNDIAFYKENDAIGDGMLKRRTCYECGEKGHLSSSCPNKKAANVAYTSYRTDDMVFNNETEEADHTSDGKLKRRSCYECGEKGHLSSSCPKKQATDVANTGRGTFASVVAADINGNDYNMVNSVSDGKLRRRTCYECGERGHLSSACPKKPAAGEVNTIKEPNDDVVKKAELMVVGKDVGDNMASSISDGKLRRRTCYECGERGHLSSLCPKKQAADVANVKNVNDIKVEKANVVIVGKEAGDGMESSVSEGKLRRRTCYECGERGHVSSLCPIKQAADVANSSKDDDAMEVEMVEVVKTTSVASVSSGKIKRRICYECGLKGHLSSLCPNKLQTGLTA